The Bradysia coprophila strain Holo2 unplaced genomic scaffold, BU_Bcop_v1 contig_732, whole genome shotgun sequence genome has a window encoding:
- the LOC119084080 gene encoding uncharacterized protein LOC119084080, which yields MRLFKGKATHNQHVSVSHAAKNGAIITAHEYNDEDDNELINGNSNVDANNRNTSSETGTIEADRSNEKVAKNEDRSQQKKKIGGGEHPMDKNVFTWGRRMSKKLEQLQRTNSQKAKPKIKNKSSHTIENNRPVSVFNDEPNTQPKTIKTFFHRIGSTGMLYHRSHKSNKPIDPSPLYRSSSTSQLNSYVKCEDPSDGLNLKKKSSFDAQIKSSSCDDIAQVGDGNQKRGFPYAFLRSKLSVLPEENGGSVLKPKQLSNELQDRSTTTFNRNERLNESSQRMTYAAPYQRVNSCLSSNESGYDSDSRCTEENVKLDVPEISFVNQHPFRFHSDKRHSMSFRDSDLMEENFDYGTIQRKFKQIQLTMRRSDDRVGITLKLQVYKWGNVHSEKERRYLIGEMAPEGLAYSDGRLRVDDEIVNVNGHHLRGSLSLDAAHKVLQTFINGSIELVVAYDCQSSKPLAQSSYHNLDKTNGFNSRGDVENTYDDNWDRVASEIPTGLENGIVLQRFKKMRHDGQLLSRRSSLNKSLSLTPLQHSTEYKPVYANRVTNAINDDSKKKSDRNTIHIESFSDDAPGNNDFNSKEISDRVLNDSMYALYRPSNCTIDGMGIFPKCQAKRNEPYATSTFDNQIVGEVKDNASSDTNTAGDDVNKGIELTVQYTKGYGMKSLGFSIVGGRDSPKGQMGIYVKTIFPSGQAADEGTLMAGDQILAVNGTLVQEMSHSEAISLFKNIREGAVILNVARRRIQTTRST from the exons ATGAGACTGTTCAAAGGGAAAGCAACTCATAATCAGCATGTGTCCGTGTCACATGCAGCGAAAAATGGTGCGATAATAACGGCACACGAATATAACGATGAAGACGATAACGAATTAATTAATGGAAATTCAAATGTTGATGCAAATAACCGTAACACATCATCGGAAACAGGCACCATAGAGGCTGACCGATCGAACGAGAAAGTGGCAAAAAATGAGGATAGGAGTCagcaaaagaagaaaattggcGGTGGAGAACATCCGATGGATAAAAATG TGTTTACATGGGGACGTCGCATGAGTAAGAAGCTGGAACAACTACAACGAACAAATAGCCAAAAAGCGAaaccgaaaatcaaaaacaaatcgTCGCACACCATCGAAAACAACCGCCCCGTATCTGTGTTCAACGATGAGCCCAACACACAACCGAAAACAATTAAAACCTTTTTCCATCGCATCGGTTCCACTGGCATGCTGTACCATCGTTCGCACAAATCGAACAAACCAATCGATCCGAGTCCGCTGTATCGAAGTAGTTCAACCAGTCAGCTCAATTCGTACGTTAAATGCGAAGATCCATCCGATGGActgaatttgaaaaagaaatccTCGTTCGATGCACAAATTAAGTCGTCCAGCTGTGATGATATCGCTCAGGTTGGTGATGGCAATCAAAAACGAGGATTTCCCTATGCGTTTCTACGATCCAAACTGTCCGTTCTGCCGGAGGAAAATGGTGGATCTGTACTGAAACCGAAACAACTGTCCAACGAATTGCAGGACAGGTCAACAACTACATTTAACAGGAATGAAAGATTGAATGAGTCCAGTCAAAGAATGACTTATGCAGCACCATACCAAAGAGTCAATAGTTGCCTAAGTTCTAACGAATCTGGCTATGATAGCGACAGTCGATGTACCGAAGAAAATGTTAAGCTCGACGTTCCCGAAATAAGTTTCGTGAATCAGCATCCGTTCAGGTTTCACTCGGATAAGAGACACTCTATGTCGTTCCGTGACAGCGACCTGATGGAGGAAAACTTCGATTATGGTACGATTCAACggaaattcaaacaaattcaGTTGACAATGAGACGTAGTGATGACCGAGTCGGAATAACGTTGAAACTGCAAGTTTACAAATGGGGTAATGTACATTCCGAAAAGGAGAGGCGATATCTTATAGGTGAAATGGCTCCTGAAGGTCTGGCATACAG TGACGGTCGCCTGCGTGTCGATGACGAAATCGTCAACGTAAATGGGCATCATTTGCGTGGAAGTCTATCCCTTGATGCTGCTCATAAAGTTCTGCAAACGTTTATCAATGGCAGCATAGAACTAGTTGTAGCGTATGATTGCCAGTCCTCAAAACCACTAGCACAATCTTCCTATCACAACCTAGACAAAACGAATGGTTTCAACAGTCGTGGTGATGTGGAAAATACGTACGATGATAACTGGGATCGAGTCGCTTCCGAGATCCCAACAGGACTCGAAAACGGAATCGTACTACAAAGGTTTAAGAAGATGAGGCACGATGGTCAATTATTGTCTAGACGAAGTTCACTGAATAAATCTTTGTCGCTTACACCGCTCCAACATTCCACCGAATACAAGCCGGTGTATGCCAATCGTGTAACAAATGCAATCAACGACGATTCGAAAAAGAAATCGGACCGAAATACGATTCACATCGAGAGCTTCAGTGATGATGCGCCTGGTAACAATGATTTCAATTCCAAAGAAATTAGTGATAGAGTTCTGAACGATTCAATGTACGCTCTTTACCGACCGTCTAATTGTACAATCGACGGGATGGGAATTTTCCCGAAATGCCAGGCCAAACGAAACGAGCCGTATGCAACTTCCACATTTGATAATCAAATTGTCGGTGAAGTGAAAGACAATGCATCAAGCGACACCAATACTGCTGGCGACG ATGTCAACAAGGGCATTGAATTAACGGTGCAATACACAAAAGGATACGGCATGAAGTCCCTTGGCTTTAGTATTGTGGGTGGTAGGGACTCGCCGAAAGGTCAAATGGGAATTTATGTGAAAACTATATTTCCGAGTGGTCAAGCTGCTGATGAAGGAACGCTAATGGCAG GCGATCAAATTCTTGCCGTCAACGGAACATTGGTTCAAGAGATGAGTCACAGCGAGGCGATATCGTTGTTTAAG